A genomic segment from Halomonas sp. GD1P12 encodes:
- a CDS encoding acyl-CoA thioesterase, whose product MFTRTIDPAFYDTDALGHINNTRLPAWFELARNDLFTLFTPDLDPKKWRLMMARMEVDYRAELFYGHPVELRTYLTRLGNSSFTVTQEAHQLGKLTNVGHTVMLQYDHQAKRALPIEGELRAALEAHLQDAPA is encoded by the coding sequence ATGTTCACACGCACCATCGACCCCGCTTTTTACGACACCGATGCGCTCGGCCACATCAACAACACGCGCCTGCCCGCCTGGTTCGAGCTTGCGCGCAACGATCTGTTCACGCTGTTCACGCCGGATCTCGACCCCAAAAAGTGGCGCCTGATGATGGCGCGCATGGAAGTCGACTACCGTGCTGAACTGTTTTACGGTCACCCCGTCGAACTACGTACCTACCTGACGCGCTTGGGCAACAGCTCGTTCACGGTGACTCAGGAAGCGCATCAGCTGGGTAAACTGACCAACGTGGGCCACACCGTCATGCTGCAATACGATCATCAGGCCAAGCGCGCGCTGCCCATCGAAGGCGAGCTGCGAGCCGCTTTGGAGGCGCACCTGCAGGACGCGCCCGCCTGA
- a CDS encoding DUF501 domain-containing protein, with amino-acid sequence MVIRTDHAPTEHQLEIITRQLGRAPRGIEAVAAEDEHGTPLALRMAPIVDGKPFPTLYWLCSDVLKIEISRVEAVGVIKSLEQRLQEEPEFLERYRQSHRDYVAARWSFMSESQRSEVERLGYREVLTERGIGGISNWQQIRCLHTQYAHHLGSHNVIGAWMDEHYQIDRHV; translated from the coding sequence ATGGTAATCCGTACCGACCACGCCCCCACCGAGCATCAGCTTGAGATCATCACCCGACAGCTGGGCCGGGCGCCCCGCGGTATCGAAGCCGTCGCCGCCGAAGACGAACACGGCACGCCCCTGGCGCTGCGCATGGCGCCGATCGTCGACGGCAAGCCCTTCCCCACGCTGTACTGGCTCTGCTCGGACGTGCTCAAGATCGAAATCTCGCGGGTCGAGGCGGTCGGGGTGATCAAGTCGCTGGAGCAGCGCCTGCAGGAAGAGCCCGAGTTTCTGGAGCGCTACCGCCAAAGCCACCGTGACTACGTCGCCGCGCGCTGGTCGTTCATGAGCGAGTCGCAGCGCAGTGAGGTCGAGCGTCTTGGTTATCGTGAGGTGCTCACCGAGCGCGGCATCGGCGGCATCAGCAACTGGCAGCAGATACGCTGCCTGCACACCCAGTACGCCCATCACCTGGGCAGCCACAACGTGATCGGCGCCTGGATGGACGAGCACTACCAGATCGATCGCCACGTCTAG